TCCTAGACCATCAATTCTTGATGAGGTAAATGATCTTTTATAAAAATAAGGATAAAAATTTAAAAAATAGCCACAAATATTTTGCTATCGCAAAATTAAAACTTTTTATTACATCGTAACAGCATATCTGGTTACGGCTTTTTACAAAAGCCTCCACCCATATTTGCCTCCGCTACCTGCCTGCCGGCAGGCAGGCGCTACGGCAAACATCAGATATGCCGAAACGTTATACGCAATTCAAAAAATATTCTTCTAATATGAATAATGACGATAGGCTTTTAAAGGAGGAATACCTGCCTGTCGGCAGACAGGAATTTGATTTTTTCTAAAACAAAAGAGGGGGATAATAATGTGTTTTCTTCCGCTTCGCTTCAGAAAACGAATTTATTAAAATTACTCTTGACAAAATGGGGGGGGGTAATGATAAGATATCATCAGTTCTTTAACATCAAATCACAAGTCCTATTTCTTCATGTTGCTCTTTTGGTCAATAAAGTTAAATGAGAATCCATGATGGATTTTCAGCCAAAAAAGTAATTGAGAGATAATAGGCAAGAAAGGAGAAAAAGCCATGAAACGCGACTGGAGCAAGTTCAAAACAAAAGCGGTTGTTGCTTCGTCAGAGAAGCAAAATCGTGCCAACATGGGACGCCCTTGTTGTGGCGGTTCGTGCATCGGCGGCAATTGCAAAGCCGTTCCGAAAATCGCCAACATCTTCAAGTAGGCGAACCTCAACAGTGCCCCATAGCACAAATGCTCTGGGGCCTATTTTTCCAGAAAGGAGAACGAAGAGATGAAACAGATATTTATTCCAGAAAAAGTGGTTTTTCACATTGAATCCGATGGACAAGTAGGGACCATTCACGATCTGAAAAGTGGCAAAAGAGCATATGTTAATACTGACACGATCGAAGTTATTCAGTATCTGCTCAATGGATGTGCTCTTGATTCTTTCTTTCCTGCTGAAGAAATACCACGGAAAGAAAGGATAGGATTGATCCGTCAAAGCGAATCGGTTTTGCGTAATTTGGTGTTATCTGGACTTTTAGCTGAGGAGAGATTGAGTAAGCAAGGATTGATTAAGAAAGTAACGTCCAATCCGCCACTTAGGGTGGTTTTCGTTGAGTTGACTAAAAAATGCAATCTGCGGTGCGAACACTGCTATGTTCCAGATTGCAGTGTTTCTGAAGCAAAAGCGAATACCAACTCGACGACCTTTGATGATATCCGCGATTTAATTTCGCAAATCGACGAATTGGGTGTGATGGAACTCCAACTCACGGGAGGAGAACCGTTCATATTACCCCGCATTCTTGACATCATCAAGGAGGCGCAGAGTAGATTGATTCCTTGTTCGGTTTTTACCAACGGAACCTTGATGACCGAAAAAATTTTCCGATACATATCTGAAAATAATTATGGTTTGATTTTTTACATCAGCCTAGACGGTTATCAGGAAACTCACGATGCTTTTCGCAAACATCGTGGAGCGTTCCAAAAGACCGTTGCGACAATCAAACGACTGTTGCAAATAGGTTGTGACGTTAGAATCAATACTTCGATCGGGAGGCACAATATCGTGGAAATGCGCCAATTCATCGAATTTGTAAAAAATGAATTCGGTGTTTTGCACAGACTGGTTACCGTAGAACCGATTGGCCGAGCCAACGCTGAAATGACCATTTCCGCGGAGGAATTTGCGGATCTACTCCAAGAAAGCGGTAATACCTTTGAGTTTCTTGACAGCCATGACTCAA
The genomic region above belongs to Patescibacteria group bacterium and contains:
- a CDS encoding radical SAM protein, which gives rise to MKQIFIPEKVVFHIESDGQVGTIHDLKSGKRAYVNTDTIEVIQYLLNGCALDSFFPAEEIPRKERIGLIRQSESVLRNLVLSGLLAEERLSKQGLIKKVTSNPPLRVVFVELTKKCNLRCEHCYVPDCSVSEAKANTNSTTFDDIRDLISQIDELGVMELQLTGGEPFILPRILDIIKEAQSRLIPCSVFTNGTLMTEKIFRYISENNYGLIFYISLDGYQETHDAFRKHRGAFQKTVATIKRLLQIGCDVRINTSIGRHNIVEMRQFIEFVKNEFGVLHRLVTVEPIGRANAEMTISAEEFADLLQESGNTFEFLDSHDSIADWIIPACGIGSSMLFVDAYGNISLCPTLTQRENPGFLAGNIARSSLKDIWENSLVFKKIRGFQCREVEQCHFRELCKGGCRSRAYLATGDVNSPDLAMCLLYNAR